From one Luteipulveratus mongoliensis genomic stretch:
- a CDS encoding HD domain-containing protein, producing the protein MIFNRDVLRARYGDLLAELSPQRIDHSLAVGVTVAAIAYRVPVGVRSDLVTAGVLHDIGYSPRLAHHGFHPLDGARHLAALGFSRTVCDLVATHTLAGREAAARGIDPSLFDPYISDHPAADYLRRTLSWADLNTSPSGQPVTVHQRIDEILKRYHPDDVVHRHVTRHRALLTRLGGPLPSFDREEQLSPYTLLPAYCVSAHDA; encoded by the coding sequence GTGATTTTTAACAGAGACGTGCTACGCGCTCGCTACGGCGACTTGCTCGCCGAGCTCTCACCGCAGCGAATCGATCACTCACTTGCCGTCGGCGTGACGGTGGCGGCCATCGCCTATCGCGTACCCGTCGGTGTGCGTTCCGACCTCGTCACCGCAGGCGTACTGCACGACATCGGCTACAGCCCTCGGCTGGCGCACCATGGATTCCATCCCCTCGATGGCGCGAGACACCTTGCGGCGCTTGGGTTTTCGCGCACGGTCTGCGACCTCGTCGCCACCCACACACTTGCGGGACGCGAAGCCGCCGCACGCGGTATCGATCCGTCGCTCTTCGACCCGTACATCTCGGATCACCCAGCGGCCGACTACCTGCGACGAACCTTGTCGTGGGCAGACCTCAACACCAGCCCGAGTGGTCAGCCCGTCACGGTGCATCAGCGCATCGACGAGATCCTGAAGCGCTACCACCCCGACGACGTCGTCCACCGACACGTCACTCGCCACCGCGCGCTGCTCACCCGACTCGGAGGACCCCTCCCGTCGTTCGATCGGGAAGAGCAGCTCAGTCCCTACACGCTGTTACCGGCATACTGCGTCAGCGCACACGACGCCTGA
- a CDS encoding APC family permease, with product MTTTTVDDATAEEKAKLQQHFGRGDIFFFLVCTLFGIDGLGTLATQGGAGFTWLVLSVLLFAVPSAMVLAELGAAYTDEGGPYVWTRRAFGRAAGAVNNFFYWVTNPVWMGGTLVATAASGLLVFFSDSGSDASRPLLYGLGIPFIWAGVLFAILSFKVGKWVATIGAYARFLLMGFFMLVIVVYAAKHGVHGIGGGDFSPTYSSFVALVPLILFSLVGFELPSAAGEEMKDAARDVPAGIAKSVIATGLLYGLPILGILLVLPPGQATGLAGFPDALKQAMTVFGGHVQTATDGTVVSTLSGAGLVMGWLMGILIALVAFTSGLTWIMGSDRTLAVSCYDGAGPRSLGVFSPRFGTPLRVNVVSGVVSTVVLIATIEITGGNAYKFFTVALSLAISTTLISYIGIFPAAWVLRRKDPDRPRPYRCPALPAMTILSCVAIVFCTVQLLLPGVGDQWFDGDYLPDQWAHRERYTYLLTELVPLLLFIALGLWFWLAGRAHTSRQGA from the coding sequence ATGACTACGACCACAGTGGACGACGCCACCGCCGAGGAGAAGGCCAAGCTGCAGCAGCACTTCGGCCGCGGCGACATCTTCTTCTTCCTCGTGTGCACGCTGTTCGGGATCGACGGCCTCGGCACCCTCGCGACGCAGGGCGGCGCGGGCTTCACCTGGCTCGTGCTGAGCGTCCTGCTCTTCGCAGTCCCCTCGGCGATGGTGCTGGCGGAGCTGGGGGCGGCGTACACCGACGAGGGCGGTCCGTACGTGTGGACCCGGCGCGCGTTCGGACGTGCCGCCGGTGCGGTCAACAACTTCTTCTACTGGGTGACCAACCCGGTCTGGATGGGCGGCACGCTGGTCGCCACCGCGGCGAGTGGGCTGCTCGTCTTCTTCAGCGACAGCGGCTCCGACGCAAGCCGCCCGCTGTTGTATGGGTTGGGGATCCCCTTCATCTGGGCAGGCGTGCTGTTCGCGATCCTGTCGTTCAAGGTCGGCAAGTGGGTCGCGACGATCGGCGCTTACGCCCGCTTCCTCCTAATGGGCTTCTTCATGCTGGTGATCGTCGTGTACGCCGCCAAGCACGGGGTGCACGGCATCGGCGGCGGCGACTTCTCTCCGACGTACTCCAGCTTTGTGGCGCTCGTGCCACTCATCCTGTTCTCTCTAGTGGGTTTTGAGCTCCCCAGCGCGGCCGGCGAAGAGATGAAGGACGCGGCCCGCGACGTACCCGCCGGCATCGCGAAGTCGGTCATCGCGACCGGCCTGCTGTACGGACTCCCCATCCTCGGGATCCTGCTCGTCCTGCCGCCCGGTCAGGCGACCGGACTCGCCGGCTTCCCCGACGCGCTGAAGCAGGCGATGACCGTGTTCGGCGGTCACGTGCAGACCGCCACCGACGGCACGGTCGTCTCGACCCTGTCCGGCGCCGGGCTCGTCATGGGCTGGCTGATGGGGATCCTGATCGCGCTGGTCGCGTTCACGTCGGGGCTGACCTGGATCATGGGGTCGGACCGTACGCTCGCGGTGTCCTGCTACGACGGCGCCGGCCCTCGATCGCTCGGGGTGTTCTCGCCCCGCTTCGGCACGCCGCTGCGCGTCAACGTCGTCTCCGGCGTCGTGTCGACCGTCGTGCTGATCGCCACCATCGAGATCACCGGCGGCAATGCGTACAAGTTCTTCACCGTTGCTCTGTCGCTGGCGATCTCCACGACGCTGATCTCCTACATCGGCATCTTCCCGGCGGCGTGGGTGCTTCGCCGCAAGGACCCGGACAGGCCCAGGCCGTACCGCTGTCCGGCCCTGCCGGCGATGACCATCCTCAGCTGTGTCGCGATCGTGTTCTGCACGGTGCAGCTGCTGCTTCCCGGAGTGGGCGACCAGTGGTTCGACGGTGACTACCTCCCCGACCAGTGGGCGCACCGTGAGCGGTACACGTACTTGCTGACCGAGCTGGTCCCGCTGCTGCTGTTCATCGCCCTCGGTCTGTGGTTCTGGCTCGCCGGACGCGCGCACACCTCCCGACAAGGGGCGTAG
- a CDS encoding dihydrofolate reductase family protein translates to MTATYTFDVFSSLDGFGSVSGGDWGGYWGKQGPELLDHRLGLYEENQRMVFGANTFRAFAGMLATSTEESEVRDPWVTRMINLPLTVVSSTLEEPLDWADATVVSGDAVDVITRLKEESDVPLRSHGSLSLNRALMAAGLVDRVQVTLFPVITGENGSEPIFEGAADFDLELLEQRTLDGRTQELIYRPTMH, encoded by the coding sequence ATGACTGCCACCTACACCTTCGACGTCTTCTCCAGCCTCGACGGCTTCGGCTCGGTCAGCGGCGGCGACTGGGGCGGCTACTGGGGCAAGCAGGGCCCGGAGCTGCTCGACCACCGCCTCGGCCTGTACGAGGAGAACCAGCGAATGGTCTTCGGCGCCAACACCTTTCGTGCCTTCGCGGGGATGCTGGCTACCAGCACCGAGGAGTCCGAGGTACGCGACCCCTGGGTCACGCGGATGATCAACCTTCCGTTGACCGTCGTCTCGTCGACCCTCGAAGAGCCCCTCGACTGGGCGGACGCCACCGTGGTCAGCGGCGACGCCGTGGACGTCATCACCCGCCTCAAGGAGGAGTCGGATGTGCCGTTGCGTTCACACGGCAGCCTCTCGCTGAACCGAGCGCTGATGGCCGCTGGTCTGGTCGACCGCGTCCAGGTGACGCTGTTCCCCGTGATCACTGGCGAGAACGGCTCGGAGCCGATCTTCGAGGGTGCGGCGGACTTCGATCTGGAGCTGCTCGAGCAGCGGACGCTCGACGGTCGCACCCAGGAGCTCATCTACCGACCGACCATGCACTGA
- a CDS encoding ABC transporter ATP-binding protein, with the protein MSHQLNDIALSARSLVYSYDNEPALKGVSLQVRRGEVVSITGPSGSGKSTLMLCLAGVLTPDAGDVLLGDRRISAENEAARSRLRRREIGVVFQFGQLVPELTALENVCLPLLLSGSSRRAAESAARTWLERFEVSGVANARPSAISGGQAQRVAIARAMVTEPTVVCADEPTGALDTLAGELVMNQLVRVAREAGTTVVLVTHDARVSAYGDREIHLRDGALESGHADLVGLAGDAS; encoded by the coding sequence ATGAGTCATCAGCTGAACGACATCGCGTTGTCCGCGCGATCGCTCGTCTACTCCTACGACAACGAGCCGGCGCTCAAGGGGGTGAGCCTGCAGGTACGACGGGGGGAGGTCGTCTCGATCACCGGGCCTTCCGGGTCGGGCAAGTCCACGCTCATGCTGTGCCTCGCCGGAGTGCTCACGCCGGACGCCGGGGACGTCCTGCTCGGCGACCGCCGCATCAGCGCCGAGAACGAAGCCGCTCGGTCCCGGCTGCGGAGGCGTGAGATCGGTGTCGTCTTCCAGTTCGGGCAGCTCGTGCCTGAGCTGACTGCACTCGAAAACGTCTGTCTCCCCTTGCTTCTCAGTGGGTCGAGTCGCCGGGCGGCCGAGAGCGCGGCGCGGACCTGGCTCGAGAGGTTCGAGGTGTCCGGCGTGGCGAACGCTCGGCCGTCGGCCATCTCGGGCGGTCAGGCCCAGCGCGTCGCCATAGCTCGCGCGATGGTCACCGAGCCGACCGTGGTCTGTGCCGACGAGCCGACGGGCGCCCTCGACACGTTGGCCGGCGAGCTCGTCATGAATCAGCTGGTCCGCGTCGCTCGTGAAGCCGGGACCACGGTCGTCCTCGTCACCCACGACGCCCGGGTGTCGGCGTACGGCGACCGCGAGATCCACCTGCGCGACGGCGCGCTCGAGTCGGGCCACGCCGACCTGGTCGGCCTGGCCGGCGACGCGTCATGA
- a CDS encoding NUDIX hydrolase encodes MPQRFDYFDDPAAPPPTSVVPSATAFVQHAGRVLMIERTDNGHWSMPGGALDLGESLPECAVRETREESGIDVEIVGLIGIYSDPRHLIHYTSDDEVRQEFTVVYRARPNDPDQPPKTSSESSRVEWIDVSEMPNLPMDRSQRLRIEHALNREGPWLG; translated from the coding sequence ATGCCCCAGCGGTTCGACTACTTCGACGATCCTGCTGCACCGCCACCGACCAGCGTTGTTCCGTCCGCGACCGCCTTCGTCCAGCACGCCGGGCGCGTGCTGATGATCGAACGGACCGACAACGGGCACTGGTCCATGCCCGGCGGCGCCCTCGACCTGGGCGAGTCACTCCCCGAGTGCGCGGTCCGCGAGACCCGCGAGGAGTCCGGCATCGACGTCGAGATCGTCGGGCTGATCGGGATCTACAGCGACCCTCGCCACCTCATCCACTACACCAGCGACGACGAGGTGCGCCAAGAGTTCACGGTCGTCTACCGAGCGCGACCGAACGATCCCGACCAGCCTCCGAAGACGAGCTCGGAGAGCAGCCGGGTCGAATGGATCGACGTATCCGAGATGCCGAACCTGCCGATGGATCGCAGCCAGCGCCTGCGGATCGAGCACGCGCTGAACCGCGAAGGGCCTTGGCTCGGTTGA
- a CDS encoding dihydrofolate reductase family protein, translating into MTATYTFDVFSTLDGFGSPGGGDWRGYWGKQGPEFLDHRNSQYGEEQRMVFGGNSFRQSVEMLGSSSEWHEVLDPWVTRMRDLPATVMSSTLEGPVDWPDATIASGDAVEAITRLKEESDVPLRSHGSLSLNRALMAAGLVDRVQVTLFPVINGQYGVEPIFRGVPDFDLELLEQRTLDGNTQELIYRPTLH; encoded by the coding sequence ATGACTGCTACGTACACCTTCGACGTCTTCTCCACCCTTGACGGCTTCGGGTCGCCGGGCGGCGGCGACTGGCGCGGCTACTGGGGCAAGCAAGGCCCGGAATTCCTCGACCACCGCAACTCGCAGTACGGCGAGGAGCAGCGAATGGTCTTCGGAGGCAACTCTTTTCGCCAGTCAGTCGAGATGCTGGGCTCGAGCAGCGAGTGGCACGAGGTGCTCGATCCCTGGGTCACCCGGATGAGGGACCTGCCTGCGACGGTCATGTCCTCCACCCTGGAAGGACCGGTGGACTGGCCCGACGCGACCATCGCGAGTGGCGACGCCGTGGAGGCGATCACTCGCCTGAAGGAGGAGTCGGATGTGCCGTTGCGTTCACACGGCAGCCTCTCGCTGAACCGGGCACTGATGGCCGCCGGCCTGGTCGACCGCGTCCAGGTCACGCTCTTCCCGGTGATCAACGGTCAGTACGGGGTCGAGCCGATCTTCCGGGGCGTTCCCGACTTCGACCTCGAGCTGCTCGAGCAGCGGACGCTCGACGGCAATACCCAGGAGCTCATCTACCGGCCGACCCTTCACTAA
- a CDS encoding GNAT family N-acetyltransferase, whose protein sequence is METKTARLQPQGDGFPHSLAATVGRWASAPLDARMWRVDAGPVPPGQVLACAGEADVQPYTLRLGDEPVAYGELWVDDDESEVELARLIVDPERRGRGLGRALTQSLADLAVTFHPAVFLRVRPDNEVAIGCYQSVGFQRVSAKSEQEWNTDQPIAYAWFELPR, encoded by the coding sequence ATGGAGACAAAGACCGCCCGCCTGCAGCCGCAGGGGGACGGCTTCCCGCACTCGCTCGCTGCGACCGTCGGTCGGTGGGCGAGCGCACCGCTGGACGCGCGGATGTGGCGCGTCGATGCCGGTCCCGTGCCGCCAGGACAGGTGCTCGCGTGCGCGGGAGAGGCGGACGTCCAGCCGTACACACTGCGTCTCGGCGATGAGCCGGTCGCCTACGGCGAGCTCTGGGTGGACGACGATGAGAGCGAGGTCGAGCTCGCGCGGCTGATCGTCGACCCCGAGCGTCGCGGACGCGGCCTCGGTCGAGCCCTGACGCAGTCGCTCGCCGACCTCGCGGTCACGTTTCACCCAGCGGTCTTCCTCCGGGTGCGACCCGACAACGAGGTGGCGATCGGCTGCTATCAGTCGGTCGGGTTCCAACGAGTCTCGGCGAAGTCCGAGCAGGAGTGGAACACCGACCAACCGATCGCGTACGCGTGGTTCGAGCTGCCTCGCTGA
- a CDS encoding sugar ABC transporter permease, translating into MSQPPNDENRWAAEQSAQTQQGGPNPPASTWPGGPGATSTVYSPYVPRVTSYGQTTPVGLRVLGAALLLPAVFFWIRDLVVPSWQTAKLSTENRNPLRDTATSVGMDNYENLDYGKALVFALSLALLPALIALVVGPIIGAVAARASTPLRRVITGVLGVLVLLVGTTGIILASLPERSLGDGMDVRVIAMLCGLPVVVGLSGLVFVAVSRTRSAESSGMAPVATAVLVGIIALMAIVAIAIQSLAPSLVATTGGPKGETLTPNLLAYQSGFQRMQFGRGAASQTLTLVIVGVLGLIAGLLILGSRLRVEPAAAEDSPGRSNVSGIVAIVLAVLAVVVIAVLLHDWATGLSDTDLPRGASTPPNLTSNTWTPGIPPAGVAALVAALGGFGLGALRPLGRVSEWLLLPFMPWLFVGLGTLSMTHFIDQIGDDRTLTPPMWVSVPALVVCTLVSAGVRRRWDESQARGGPAPLAAILTLPAAVLLMFLGLIVSHAQNIGWQLAVAVTPEDRTGPVTLVQLRNEMFYTGSGSLPYGLANPLPLTILLAVAGAGLCALLGSLTIRAGRPKWIA; encoded by the coding sequence ATGTCGCAGCCGCCGAACGATGAGAACCGCTGGGCCGCAGAGCAGTCCGCGCAGACCCAGCAGGGTGGGCCAAACCCGCCAGCATCCACCTGGCCCGGCGGACCAGGCGCGACATCGACGGTCTACTCGCCCTACGTGCCCAGGGTGACGTCGTACGGGCAGACCACTCCCGTCGGGCTGCGCGTCCTCGGTGCGGCGCTGCTGCTGCCCGCAGTGTTCTTCTGGATTCGTGATCTGGTCGTGCCGTCCTGGCAGACCGCCAAGCTCAGCACCGAGAACCGCAACCCGCTGCGCGACACCGCGACCTCGGTCGGCATGGACAACTACGAGAACCTCGACTACGGCAAGGCGTTGGTGTTCGCGCTGAGCCTCGCCCTGCTGCCGGCCCTCATCGCGCTCGTTGTCGGCCCGATCATCGGGGCGGTCGCGGCCCGTGCCTCGACGCCCCTGCGTCGCGTCATCACGGGCGTGCTCGGCGTTCTGGTTCTGCTGGTCGGCACGACCGGCATCATTCTCGCCAGCCTCCCCGAGCGCTCGCTCGGCGACGGCATGGATGTACGCGTGATCGCGATGCTCTGCGGCCTACCGGTCGTGGTCGGGCTCAGCGGTCTGGTGTTCGTCGCGGTGAGTCGCACCCGGTCCGCTGAGTCGTCGGGGATGGCCCCGGTCGCGACTGCGGTGCTGGTCGGGATCATTGCGCTGATGGCCATCGTCGCCATCGCGATCCAGTCCTTGGCGCCTTCGCTCGTCGCGACGACGGGCGGACCCAAGGGCGAGACGTTGACGCCGAATCTGTTGGCATACCAGTCCGGATTCCAGCGCATGCAGTTCGGGCGGGGTGCCGCATCGCAGACCTTGACCCTCGTGATCGTCGGAGTGCTCGGCCTGATCGCCGGCCTCCTCATCCTCGGCAGCCGCCTCCGTGTTGAACCCGCGGCCGCCGAGGACTCGCCCGGACGGTCCAACGTCAGCGGCATCGTCGCCATCGTTCTCGCGGTCCTGGCCGTCGTCGTGATCGCGGTCCTGCTGCACGACTGGGCGACCGGTCTGTCCGACACCGATCTCCCTCGAGGCGCGTCCACGCCGCCGAACCTGACGAGCAACACGTGGACTCCCGGGATCCCGCCGGCCGGTGTCGCCGCCCTCGTCGCGGCGCTCGGCGGGTTCGGACTCGGGGCGCTCCGGCCCCTCGGCCGCGTCAGTGAGTGGCTCCTACTGCCTTTCATGCCATGGCTTTTCGTCGGTCTGGGCACCCTGTCGATGACCCACTTCATCGATCAGATCGGTGACGACCGCACCTTGACCCCGCCCATGTGGGTCAGCGTGCCGGCACTCGTGGTGTGCACCTTGGTGAGTGCCGGCGTACGACGTCGTTGGGACGAGTCGCAGGCCCGCGGCGGTCCAGCGCCCCTAGCCGCCATCCTCACGCTGCCCGCCGCGGTGCTGCTGATGTTCCTCGGCCTGATCGTCAGCCACGCGCAGAACATCGGCTGGCAGCTGGCGGTCGCCGTCACGCCGGAGGACCGGACCGGCCCCGTCACGCTGGTGCAGCTGCGCAACGAGATGTTCTACACCGGTTCCGGCTCGCTGCCCTACGGCCTGGCCAACCCGCTCCCGCTCACCATCCTGCTCGCGGTCGCCGGCGCCGGACTCTGCGCGCTCCTGGGCTCGCTCACCATCCGTGCCGGGCGACCGAAGTGGATCGCCTGA
- a CDS encoding XRE family transcriptional regulator, with protein MAEAGLTAQRLAEHVDVDPKSVERWLSQGRVPHARTRLAVATVLDQEESHLWPSLLGSVPSVAPAPTELEQMWPSRSQVPVEIWQSLIEDAQKRVDILVYAGGFIVETFRLIDRITELSDAGGSVRILIGDSQSDQLQQRGLDEGLPSLPWRAASTWEYLAGVRDLPGVDIRVHSTPLYVSVYRFDDTLMVNPHTHGLPAKDNPVLRLRRIHGGQLFDYYTAAYERVWDEARDPACEES; from the coding sequence TTGGCCGAGGCCGGCCTAACAGCGCAACGCCTGGCAGAGCACGTCGATGTCGATCCTAAGAGCGTCGAGCGGTGGCTGTCGCAAGGACGAGTCCCGCACGCACGTACCCGACTGGCGGTGGCGACTGTCCTCGACCAGGAGGAGAGCCACCTGTGGCCCTCCCTGCTGGGTTCGGTGCCGTCGGTCGCACCGGCCCCCACCGAGCTCGAGCAGATGTGGCCGTCCCGCAGCCAGGTTCCGGTTGAGATCTGGCAGTCGTTGATCGAAGACGCGCAAAAGCGGGTCGACATTCTGGTCTACGCCGGTGGATTCATTGTCGAGACATTCCGGCTGATCGACCGCATCACCGAGCTGAGTGACGCAGGCGGGTCAGTACGGATCCTGATCGGCGACTCCCAGAGCGACCAGCTCCAGCAGCGCGGCCTTGATGAAGGCTTGCCCTCCTTGCCCTGGCGGGCAGCCTCGACGTGGGAATACCTCGCCGGCGTACGAGACCTGCCGGGCGTGGATATAAGAGTCCACTCGACCCCGCTCTATGTGAGCGTCTACCGATTCGATGACACGCTCATGGTGAATCCACATACCCATGGGCTACCGGCAAAGGACAATCCAGTCCTGCGGCTGCGCCGTATTCACGGGGGCCAGTTGTTCGATTACTACACGGCGGCGTACGAGAGAGTGTGGGACGAGGCACGCGACCCAGCGTGCGAGGAGAGCTGA
- a CDS encoding helix-turn-helix transcriptional regulator has translation MRSSRLVSILLLLQNRGRLSAGALAAELEVSVRTIYRDIDALLAAGVPVYADQGRTGGYQLVDGYRTRLTGLTASEAESLFMVGLPAAASALGFGQSAASAEQKLLAALSPDQRLRASVLRDRFHLDLPAWYAPPADLPFLAPLAAAVIASQVVTVTYRRWEEPREVPRTLSPLGLVMKNGVWYVVALASSGSPRTYRVSNVLDLDASGETFERPDSFDLAGYWATQVASWDKRRFTSTTTVRLSPALVSRLPDLSDPLLAAAAAGVVPDDDGWVTVDVPIESVSNAAHHLLRYAGDVEVLSPPELREELISRAQQVVALYIGGLSRAPERPGGER, from the coding sequence GTGCGTTCCAGTCGATTGGTCTCGATCCTGCTGCTCCTGCAGAACCGGGGGCGGCTGTCGGCTGGCGCGCTGGCAGCCGAGCTCGAGGTCTCGGTGCGCACGATCTACCGCGACATCGACGCGCTGCTCGCGGCCGGCGTACCCGTCTACGCCGACCAGGGGAGGACTGGTGGCTATCAGCTGGTCGACGGATATCGGACGCGGCTGACAGGTTTGACGGCGTCGGAGGCCGAGTCGCTGTTCATGGTCGGCTTGCCAGCAGCCGCGTCAGCGTTGGGTTTTGGGCAGTCGGCGGCGTCTGCCGAGCAGAAGCTGCTGGCGGCCCTGTCGCCCGACCAGCGGCTGCGAGCGTCGGTGCTGCGGGACCGTTTTCACCTCGACCTGCCGGCTTGGTACGCGCCGCCCGCCGACCTGCCGTTCCTCGCCCCGCTCGCGGCGGCAGTGATCGCGTCGCAGGTGGTGACGGTGACGTACCGGCGCTGGGAGGAGCCGCGCGAGGTGCCGCGGACGCTGTCACCGTTGGGGCTCGTGATGAAGAACGGCGTCTGGTACGTCGTCGCGCTGGCCTCGTCGGGCTCGCCGCGGACGTACCGGGTGTCGAACGTGCTGGACCTTGACGCATCCGGTGAGACGTTCGAGCGGCCGGATTCCTTTGACCTTGCTGGGTATTGGGCGACACAGGTCGCGTCGTGGGACAAGCGACGCTTCACGAGTACGACGACCGTGCGCCTCTCCCCGGCGCTCGTCTCACGCCTGCCCGACCTCTCGGACCCGCTGCTGGCAGCGGCAGCCGCGGGAGTCGTACCGGACGACGACGGCTGGGTGACCGTCGACGTACCGATCGAGTCCGTCTCCAACGCCGCGCACCACCTGCTCCGCTACGCCGGCGACGTCGAGGTCCTGTCTCCGCCCGAGCTGCGCGAAGAGTTGATTAGCCGTGCTCAGCAGGTGGTGGCGCTCTACATTGGCGGACTAAGCAGGGCACCCGAACGACCCGGAGGCGAGCGATGA
- a CDS encoding FtsX-like permease family protein, which produces MSVDRGPRLSTLLRMAVTGSRADGLRIVLTALGSAAATVALLLAAAVVSIGPGDGPYRLNLLNESGLRGGVITAMLLVCVPVLAFVGQCSRIGAPARDRRLAAFRMAGGTPSDVRRVVALESFVASGVGSVIGGAAYVVLHVFFSGLGPARVGHGEFGEKIVHPPARVLPADVIPPLWLIVLCLAAVPVGALVGSRIALRRTAITPFGVLRRVAHRPPAVAPAILFAVGVLGLVLWSTLVSFLSGDGGVSGWGFLAMPVLVLLAGLGLIFGSASCAYLLGRFIGSRTRRPALLIAARRMVDAPFTASRVSSAVVLAVLIGAGAQGVRANFMTSVGGKAGDETERDGFFTDSFNAVNAMLVIAVVIAVAGLLVVAAEGVVTRRRTLAALTAVGVPRRTLAVATVLETVLPLVPTVLVATGTGLLAARGVFGTTAYVSGSPEGREVGVPVPWSDLAVLAGGTLLLATAVTAVSLVFLRRSTSITELRAAA; this is translated from the coding sequence ATGAGCGTCGATCGGGGGCCGCGACTGAGCACGCTGCTACGGATGGCGGTGACCGGCAGTCGTGCGGACGGGCTCCGGATCGTGCTGACTGCGTTGGGATCGGCGGCCGCGACCGTGGCCCTGCTGCTCGCTGCCGCCGTGGTGTCGATCGGTCCGGGCGACGGGCCTTATCGGCTCAACCTCTTGAACGAGAGCGGTCTGCGCGGTGGCGTCATCACGGCGATGCTGCTGGTCTGCGTGCCGGTGCTGGCGTTCGTCGGTCAGTGCTCTCGCATCGGCGCGCCGGCCCGCGACCGTCGCTTGGCCGCCTTCCGCATGGCCGGTGGCACGCCGAGCGATGTACGCCGAGTGGTTGCCCTCGAGTCCTTCGTGGCCTCTGGGGTCGGCTCGGTGATCGGTGGCGCCGCGTACGTGGTGCTGCATGTCTTCTTCTCCGGCCTCGGACCCGCGCGAGTCGGTCACGGGGAGTTCGGCGAGAAGATCGTGCATCCACCTGCGCGCGTCCTTCCCGCTGATGTCATTCCACCGCTGTGGTTGATCGTGCTCTGCCTTGCGGCGGTGCCGGTCGGCGCGCTGGTCGGCAGTCGAATCGCGTTGCGCCGCACGGCGATCACGCCCTTTGGTGTGCTGCGTCGAGTCGCGCACCGCCCGCCGGCGGTCGCACCGGCGATCCTCTTCGCCGTGGGCGTCCTTGGCCTCGTGCTCTGGTCGACTCTCGTGTCCTTCCTCTCAGGTGATGGCGGCGTCAGCGGGTGGGGCTTCCTGGCCATGCCGGTGCTCGTGCTCCTGGCCGGTCTGGGCCTCATCTTCGGGTCGGCCTCGTGCGCCTACCTGCTCGGGCGGTTCATCGGATCGCGTACTCGCCGACCGGCGCTCTTGATCGCCGCCCGTCGGATGGTCGACGCACCGTTCACGGCGAGCCGGGTGAGCTCGGCAGTCGTGCTCGCCGTCCTCATCGGCGCCGGTGCTCAAGGCGTCCGCGCGAACTTCATGACCTCGGTCGGTGGGAAGGCCGGCGACGAGACCGAACGGGACGGGTTCTTCACCGACTCGTTCAACGCGGTCAACGCCATGCTCGTCATCGCCGTCGTGATTGCTGTTGCAGGTCTGCTGGTGGTCGCCGCCGAAGGTGTCGTCACCCGGCGTCGCACGCTCGCAGCACTGACTGCAGTCGGCGTGCCGCGTCGTACGCTCGCGGTCGCAACCGTGCTGGAGACAGTCCTCCCGCTCGTGCCCACCGTCCTTGTCGCCACCGGGACAGGACTGCTTGCGGCTCGTGGTGTCTTCGGGACGACCGCGTACGTGAGTGGATCGCCCGAAGGCCGTGAGGTAGGCGTACCCGTGCCGTGGTCTGATCTGGCCGTGCTCGCGGGAGGCACGCTGCTGCTCGCCACCGCGGTGACTGCCGTGTCCTTGGTCTTCCTGCGGCGCAGCACCAGCATCACCGAGCTCCGCGCAGCAGCCTGA
- a CDS encoding PadR family transcriptional regulator yields MTTGHVVLGLLARGQQHGYDLKRVHDEHFPAAKPLAFGQVYATLQRLQDKGFVEPVAVQRVDGPDRTVYAMTDAGREELHRWLEAPEDPAPYVANPLAIKVTLTILAAGEDEAAAYLQRQREAHLDRMRHFTKLKTDPASSLHDVLAADYAISHLDADLRWMETALQRVSALTEEITA; encoded by the coding sequence ATGACGACGGGGCATGTAGTGCTGGGGCTGCTGGCCAGGGGGCAGCAGCACGGTTACGACTTGAAGCGAGTGCACGACGAACACTTCCCTGCTGCCAAGCCGCTGGCCTTCGGTCAGGTCTATGCCACGCTGCAGCGCCTGCAGGACAAGGGCTTCGTCGAGCCCGTCGCGGTGCAGCGGGTCGATGGACCGGACCGCACGGTCTACGCCATGACCGACGCCGGGCGCGAGGAGCTGCACCGCTGGCTCGAGGCGCCCGAGGACCCCGCGCCCTACGTCGCCAACCCGCTCGCCATCAAGGTCACCCTGACCATCCTGGCCGCGGGCGAGGACGAGGCGGCGGCGTACCTGCAACGTCAGCGCGAAGCGCACCTGGACCGGATGCGCCACTTCACCAAGCTCAAGACCGACCCGGCCTCGTCGCTGCACGACGTGCTCGCAGCCGACTACGCCATCTCGCATCTGGATGCCGATCTGCGCTGGATGGAGACCGCCCTGCAGCGGGTCAGCGCTCTCACGGAGGAGATCACCGCATGA